A genomic segment from Candidatus Cloacimonadota bacterium encodes:
- a CDS encoding GNAT family N-acetyltransferase gives MSDTRFPEKAISIAPLKESYIQDVCYLLEKCYTWLAEEEGFSEPAKNFLIKVRGSKATIRRESQTQKYFIALKEDHIVGIVSIRNNEVTKLYVDPLFHKTGIGRKLFEKAETEITQDGYDEMKLVTLGSSAIPFYTAMGMMVQDRKQSRVEELSGIVGTVMIKQIA, from the coding sequence ATGAGCGATACTCGTTTTCCGGAGAAGGCAATATCAATAGCTCCACTCAAAGAATCTTACATTCAGGATGTATGTTATCTTCTTGAAAAGTGCTACACATGGTTGGCTGAAGAGGAAGGATTTTCGGAACCAGCAAAGAATTTTCTTATCAAAGTGCGCGGCTCTAAAGCAACAATTCGCAGAGAATCACAAACGCAGAAATATTTTATTGCACTCAAAGAAGATCACATTGTTGGAATTGTATCCATCAGAAATAATGAAGTTACAAAGTTATATGTCGATCCTCTGTTTCACAAAACCGGTATTGGAAGGAAGCTTTTCGAAAAAGCAGAAACAGAGATCACTCAGGATGGGTATGACGAGATGAAACTGGTCACACTTGGTTCATCTGCAATTCCTTTTTATACTGCAATGGGAATGATGGTACAGGATCGAAAACAATCGCGAGTAGAAGAGTTGAGCGGCATTGTTGGAACAGTCATGATCAAGCAAATAGCGTGA
- a CDS encoding MFS transporter has protein sequence MDQVNTTHKLFSKDFISLNIMIFLAYLNLAVFFTFAPYLAAEGFRPGVIGIIISAFSLSGLVLRPLISPFLFPSNARKWIAIGTLVDIASLFLYLLAGTIVPLLILRFVHGAAYVCMAASKMALIVAFIPPKKASLAFSFTSASMLLPMAIVPPLLDPLTKLLGGFDKVLAATGVLMLVIYPLLLLIHPKDAQGNELKIKEKHISHKEYFKDLSQPKILVVLAIILVLFVCIAASFMYCAQFGAHIDVENPGLFFTIAIVMMILVRLVGGQFMDRFKASILIAGSLAILVLAYAGLAVTKGPVFFYAMAPICGFCWGVAHPVLHAVLFRISKPRLQSLNQNFGTEMVDGGFFLGPIIGAAIIGTSHFHLFFIFCAVITGLSFLGFILVLPELRKHDHLKISESYNNKY, from the coding sequence ATGGATCAGGTAAACACCACACACAAACTTTTCAGCAAGGATTTCATATCACTCAACATCATGATCTTTCTTGCATACCTGAATCTTGCGGTTTTCTTCACCTTTGCTCCGTATCTTGCAGCCGAGGGATTTCGTCCGGGAGTCATCGGGATTATTATCAGTGCTTTCTCGCTCAGCGGTTTGGTACTGCGACCGCTTATCAGCCCTTTTCTTTTCCCATCGAACGCCAGAAAATGGATTGCGATCGGCACACTCGTGGATATTGCATCGCTTTTTCTCTATCTCCTGGCAGGAACGATTGTGCCATTACTCATTCTGAGGTTTGTTCATGGTGCAGCTTATGTTTGCATGGCAGCGTCCAAGATGGCGCTTATTGTGGCGTTCATCCCACCCAAGAAAGCGAGCCTAGCTTTCAGCTTCACTTCAGCAAGTATGCTGCTTCCTATGGCAATTGTTCCACCCTTACTCGATCCTCTCACCAAGCTTCTCGGTGGATTTGACAAAGTGCTTGCTGCCACCGGAGTGCTTATGCTTGTTATTTATCCGTTACTACTATTGATCCATCCAAAAGATGCACAGGGAAATGAGTTGAAAATCAAGGAAAAGCACATCTCTCATAAAGAATATTTCAAAGATCTTTCCCAACCAAAAATACTTGTCGTCCTTGCTATCATCCTTGTACTGTTTGTATGCATTGCCGCATCGTTTATGTATTGCGCACAATTCGGTGCACATATCGATGTTGAGAATCCGGGACTTTTCTTCACTATTGCGATCGTTATGATGATCCTTGTGCGTCTGGTTGGTGGTCAATTTATGGATAGATTCAAGGCGTCAATACTGATCGCCGGATCGTTGGCTATTCTGGTACTTGCGTACGCTGGGCTTGCTGTTACGAAGGGACCCGTGTTCTTCTATGCAATGGCACCGATATGCGGATTTTGCTGGGGTGTTGCCCATCCAGTACTTCATGCAGTTCTGTTCCGTATCTCAAAACCAAGACTTCAGTCGTTGAACCAGAATTTTGGAACCGAAATGGTTGATGGCGGTTTCTTTCTTGGACCTATTATCGGAGCTGCTATCATCGGGACGAGTCATTTTCACCTATTCTTCATATTCTGCGCTGTAATCACAGGCCTTTCATTTCTTGGATTCATACTTGTACTTCCCGAACTTCGCAAACACGATCATCTCAAGATTTCAGAATCTTATAATAATAAGTATTAA
- a CDS encoding methylated-DNA--[protein]-cysteine S-methyltransferase: MKFKQSFIKTDFGNLLLTFSEEGLHTIQFDAKDGDVVFEHSNKNQYVDQLKEFFSGKRKAFNLPLVLVGTPFQTKVWEYLQRIPYAETRTYQQVAEGIGHPKSSRAVGNANHVNPIPIIIPCHRVVRSDGDLGGFGGGIDIKQGLLDFEKKNA; encoded by the coding sequence ATGAAATTTAAACAGAGTTTTATTAAAACAGATTTCGGGAACCTTCTTCTTACTTTTTCTGAAGAAGGATTACATACGATCCAGTTCGATGCAAAGGATGGGGATGTAGTTTTTGAGCATTCGAATAAAAACCAGTATGTCGATCAACTCAAAGAATTTTTTTCAGGAAAGAGAAAAGCCTTTAATCTGCCGCTTGTTCTTGTAGGAACCCCTTTTCAGACAAAAGTTTGGGAATATCTCCAGCGGATTCCCTATGCCGAAACCCGTACATATCAGCAGGTTGCAGAAGGGATCGGACATCCAAAATCTTCGAGGGCTGTGGGAAACGCTAATCATGTAAATCCAATTCCCATAATCATTCCTTGCCACCGTGTGGTTCGTTCTGATGGTGACCTTGGGGGTTTTGGCGGAGGGATCGATATTAAGCAAGGTTTATTGGATTTCGAGAAAAAGAACGCATGA
- the ispG gene encoding flavodoxin-dependent (E)-4-hydroxy-3-methylbut-2-enyl-diphosphate synthase, with protein sequence MMLRRKTRLIAVGNVKVGGDAPISVQSMTNTDTRDPDKTLEQIYACAAHGCDIIRVAIPDEKTVEALPTILDRSPIPVIGDIHFNHELAIQAIEKGVHCIRINPGNIGSNDRVKLIIDAAKQACIPIRIGVNAGSLEKDIKKKLGVTSDALVESAMRHVQFFESQKFYDIKLSLKASSVPLTIESYRKISKAFNFPLHVGVTEAGTAFSGTIRSSIGIGTLLSEGIGDTIRVSLAEEPVEEVKVGVEILRALDLRKGPHIIVCPTCGRTEIDIIPIAKQVEAEVRKMKIEKNISIAIMGCVVNGPGEAKEADIGIAGGRGQAVLFKKGEIVRKIPEDRIISELSREISNLI encoded by the coding sequence ATGATGCTACGAAGAAAAACAAGGCTAATAGCGGTTGGTAATGTTAAGGTCGGTGGTGATGCACCCATCTCTGTGCAGTCCATGACCAATACCGACACCCGTGATCCAGACAAAACACTCGAACAGATCTATGCCTGCGCAGCACATGGTTGCGATATTATTCGGGTAGCAATTCCGGATGAGAAAACAGTCGAAGCACTTCCGACCATTTTAGATCGGTCACCGATACCAGTTATCGGGGATATACATTTCAATCATGAGTTGGCGATCCAGGCAATTGAAAAAGGTGTGCATTGCATTCGCATCAATCCCGGTAATATTGGAAGTAACGATAGGGTAAAACTTATCATCGATGCAGCAAAACAGGCATGCATTCCGATACGAATTGGTGTGAATGCCGGTTCACTTGAAAAGGACATCAAAAAGAAACTTGGAGTTACCTCTGATGCTTTGGTTGAAAGTGCGATGCGTCATGTGCAATTTTTCGAGTCGCAGAAATTTTATGATATAAAACTTTCATTAAAGGCTTCGTCAGTACCGCTTACGATCGAATCCTACAGAAAAATCAGCAAAGCATTCAACTTTCCTCTGCATGTAGGAGTTACAGAAGCCGGCACAGCCTTCTCAGGCACCATTCGATCCTCGATTGGCATCGGAACACTTCTTTCTGAAGGAATCGGTGATACGATACGTGTATCGCTGGCAGAAGAACCAGTGGAAGAGGTAAAGGTTGGTGTCGAGATTCTTCGTGCACTCGATCTCAGAAAAGGACCACACATCATTGTGTGCCCTACCTGCGGAAGAACAGAGATCGACATCATTCCAATTGCGAAACAAGTTGAAGCTGAAGTACGAAAAATGAAGATCGAAAAGAATATTTCTATTGCGATCATGGGTTGTGTGGTGAATGGACCGGGTGAAGCTAAGGAAGCAGATATCGGTATTGCCGGCGGAAGAGGTCAGGCAGTTCTTTTTAAAAAGGGAGAGATCGTCAGGAAAATTCCAGAAGATAGAATTATATCTGAACTTTCAAGGGAAATCTCAAATCTCATATAA
- a CDS encoding zinc ribbon domain-containing protein, with translation MKGKWICPKCKNDEFETDQFQATGGTFTKLFNVQSKRFTTITCTKCKYTEIYKASTNDLLNILDFFTN, from the coding sequence ATGAAAGGTAAATGGATTTGCCCGAAATGTAAAAATGACGAATTTGAAACAGACCAGTTCCAGGCAACTGGTGGCACATTCACAAAACTCTTCAACGTCCAGAGTAAACGATTCACAACGATAACCTGCACAAAATGTAAATATACAGAGATCTATAAAGCTTCAACGAATGACCTTCTGAATATTTTGGACTTCTTCACGAATTAG
- the rplQ gene encoding 50S ribosomal protein L17, with the protein MRHHRKGTTSFGRLLGQKKALLNNLVKSLLENERIETTHVRAKETGRLAEKLITYGKKDTVHSRRQAYKILKDRDLVKKLFDEIAPQFKNRNGGYTRVIKTGFRIGDAAPTAIVEFVEEEVATKKKKKSKVEKPKTAKKPVDKKKEEKPAEKVVPETKEEVEEVAEEVVVEPEEEKVPETVEPEIEEDQEDLEEAKEEVEEALNEEVTEDEPVETEEEVAEEKVEEEEKVEPEPEKKEEPQKEEKSEEVVDKEKSK; encoded by the coding sequence ATGAGACATCACAGAAAAGGTACAACATCATTTGGAAGACTTTTAGGGCAAAAGAAAGCTCTTTTGAATAATCTTGTTAAATCACTCTTGGAAAATGAGAGAATCGAAACAACTCATGTGCGTGCAAAAGAGACAGGACGCCTTGCTGAAAAGCTTATCACATATGGTAAGAAGGACACTGTTCATTCACGCAGACAAGCATATAAAATTTTAAAAGACAGAGATCTGGTAAAGAAACTTTTTGATGAGATCGCACCACAATTCAAAAACAGGAATGGTGGATATACCCGTGTCATTAAAACAGGTTTTCGTATTGGTGATGCAGCTCCAACAGCAATTGTCGAATTTGTCGAAGAAGAAGTCGCAACCAAAAAGAAGAAGAAATCAAAAGTTGAAAAACCAAAGACTGCAAAGAAACCTGTAGATAAGAAAAAAGAAGAAAAACCAGCAGAAAAAGTAGTACCCGAAACGAAAGAAGAAGTTGAAGAAGTAGCAGAAGAAGTCGTTGTCGAACCTGAAGAAGAGAAAGTACCTGAGACCGTTGAACCTGAAATCGAAGAAGATCAGGAAGATCTCGAAGAGGCGAAAGAAGAAGTGGAAGAAGCCTTGAATGAGGAAGTTACAGAAGATGAACCTGTAGAAACTGAAGAAGAAGTTGCAGAAGAAAAAGTTGAAGAAGAAGAGAAAGTTGAACCCGAGCCAGAGAAGAAAGAAGAACCTCAGAAAGAAGAAAAATCAGAAGAAGTAGTTGACAAAGAAAAATCTAAATGA
- a CDS encoding DNA-directed RNA polymerase subunit alpha, with the protein MVDLEPIQLPTYIKKDEKTYSNTYGKFTIGPFEQGFGTTIANSFRRVLLSSIQGGAVRFVKVHGLQHQYAAIPGAREDYIELILNLKNLVLKINSNAEQKLELSIKGPGKITAGQITVPKDVEIINKDLYLLELVEDVDFHMELWANNGIGYVRENEHDTSETQIGVIPIDSIYSPIRKVNFTIGRERVDEKIDYDKIILEMWTDGSIVPEDALSLSAKILKDCFQAIIQFKEEPKYIKREKIDPELKNLQKLMKMKVTELELSVRCSNCLAASKIEYVKELVAKTENQLLRLRNFGKKSLDEVKTVLDRYGLKLGMDIEKIDDQLETLKKIEEQK; encoded by the coding sequence ATGGTTGATTTAGAACCAATCCAACTGCCTACATATATAAAAAAAGACGAAAAGACCTATTCGAATACCTATGGCAAATTCACCATTGGTCCCTTCGAGCAAGGATTTGGCACAACGATCGCGAATTCCTTTCGCCGTGTGCTCTTATCCTCAATACAGGGCGGTGCAGTACGCTTTGTGAAGGTTCATGGACTTCAGCACCAATATGCAGCTATTCCAGGTGCCCGTGAAGATTATATCGAACTCATTCTTAATCTAAAGAATCTTGTCCTTAAAATAAATAGCAATGCAGAACAGAAGCTGGAACTCTCAATAAAAGGCCCCGGCAAAATAACTGCTGGGCAGATTACGGTACCCAAAGATGTGGAGATTATCAATAAAGACTTGTATCTTTTGGAACTGGTCGAAGATGTGGATTTCCATATGGAACTTTGGGCAAACAACGGTATCGGTTATGTCCGTGAAAACGAGCATGATACATCCGAAACACAGATTGGGGTCATTCCTATCGACTCCATCTATTCTCCAATCAGAAAAGTAAATTTCACGATTGGCAGAGAACGTGTAGACGAGAAGATCGATTATGATAAGATCATTCTCGAAATGTGGACTGACGGAAGTATCGTACCTGAGGATGCGCTGAGTTTATCAGCAAAAATTCTGAAAGATTGTTTCCAGGCAATTATCCAGTTCAAAGAAGAACCCAAATATATCAAGAGAGAGAAGATCGATCCTGAACTGAAGAACCTTCAAAAGCTCATGAAGATGAAGGTTACAGAACTCGAATTAAGTGTGCGTTGCAGCAACTGCCTTGCAGCTTCGAAGATCGAATACGTAAAGGAACTGGTAGCAAAAACCGAAAACCAGCTTCTCCGCTTACGTAATTTCGGAAAGAAATCTCTTGACGAGGTAAAGACTGTTCTCGATCGTTATGGATTGAAACTTGGTATGGACATAGAGAAAATTGACGACCAACTTGAAACTCTCAAAAAAATTGAGGAACAAAAATGA
- the rpsD gene encoding 30S ribosomal protein S4, translating into MARYLGSKCKLCRREGVKLFLKGARCFTQKCSIERRNTPPGESRRKYRGKLSDYAIHLREKQKAKRTYGLLERQFKNYFKKASKMQGVTGENLLRLLETRLDNVLYRMSFATSRNAARQLVNHGHVLVDGKRVDIPSFLVAPGQKIEIRNNSRQMPNIHEAMQAHKSLDQFTWLEVHPEEFSGYVKAMPTAEQLPQDIDHRLIIEFYSK; encoded by the coding sequence ATGGCTAGATATTTAGGCTCGAAATGTAAATTATGCAGAAGAGAAGGCGTGAAACTCTTTCTTAAAGGTGCTCGATGCTTCACCCAGAAATGCAGTATTGAACGCAGAAATACTCCTCCCGGTGAAAGTAGGAGAAAATATCGTGGAAAACTTAGTGATTATGCTATTCACCTGAGAGAGAAGCAAAAAGCAAAAAGAACATACGGTCTTCTCGAGAGACAATTTAAAAATTATTTTAAGAAAGCATCAAAGATGCAGGGCGTGACAGGCGAAAACCTGTTAAGGCTTCTCGAAACACGCCTGGATAATGTTCTCTATAGAATGAGTTTTGCAACATCCCGAAATGCAGCACGACAGCTCGTAAACCACGGTCATGTACTGGTTGACGGCAAAAGAGTTGATATTCCTTCATTTCTCGTTGCACCTGGACAGAAGATCGAGATAAGAAATAATAGCAGACAAATGCCCAATATCCATGAAGCAATGCAAGCACATAAGAGCTTAGACCAGTTTACATGGCTTGAAGTACATCCTGAAGAATTCTCAGGTTATGTCAAAGCTATGCCGACAGCTGAGCAGCTTCCTCAGGATATTGATCATAGATTGATTATTGAGTTCTACTCTAAATAA
- the rpsK gene encoding 30S ribosomal protein S11 produces the protein MAVKGKQKKVVRKKKVRLQETDGVAHIQATFNNTIITITDRKGNVIAWSSCGKNGFKNSKKSTSYAAQQTAKDIAATVLNMGLRNIHVRVSGPGSGRDSAVRSLQAEGLNVLSILDTTPIPHNGCRPPKRRRI, from the coding sequence ATGGCAGTAAAAGGTAAACAGAAAAAAGTAGTTAGAAAAAAGAAAGTCCGTCTGCAGGAAACTGACGGCGTGGCTCATATTCAGGCAACATTCAATAATACGATCATTACGATTACCGACAGAAAAGGTAATGTGATCGCCTGGTCAAGTTGTGGTAAAAATGGATTTAAGAATTCAAAGAAAAGTACATCCTATGCAGCGCAGCAGACAGCAAAAGATATTGCCGCCACAGTTTTGAATATGGGCTTGAGAAATATACATGTTCGAGTAAGTGGACCCGGTTCTGGAAGAGATTCTGCAGTTCGTTCACTTCAAGCAGAAGGTTTGAATGTGTTGTCTATTCTTGATACGACTCCCATCCCTCATAATGGTTGCCGTCCACCTAAACGAAGAAGAATTTAA
- the rpsM gene encoding 30S ribosomal protein S13 — protein sequence MARIAGVDLPNEKRIEIGLTYIFGIGRSTSQEILEKAGIDMNTKVKDLTDQDIITLRDIIRDHYVIEGDLRKERTMNIKRLMEIGCYRGLRHRVGLPVRGQSTHSNARTRKGPRSSRVGRK from the coding sequence TTGGCACGTATAGCAGGTGTTGATTTACCGAATGAGAAGCGCATTGAAATAGGCTTAACTTACATCTTTGGCATAGGTCGTTCAACCTCGCAAGAGATTCTGGAAAAAGCTGGTATTGATATGAATACAAAAGTAAAAGATCTTACTGACCAGGATATCATTACGCTCCGTGATATCATCAGAGATCATTATGTGATCGAAGGTGACTTGCGTAAAGAGAGAACCATGAATATCAAACGTCTGATGGAAATTGGATGTTATCGTGGTTTACGTCACAGAGTAGGTCTTCCAGTTCGAGGACAGAGCACTCACTCAAATGCCCGAACACGTAAGGGCCCGAGAAGCAGTCGAGTCGGCAGGAAGTAG
- the rpmJ gene encoding 50S ribosomal protein L36 codes for MKVRASVKKLCKDCKIVKRKGRIYVICSSNPKHKQRQG; via the coding sequence ATGAAAGTTCGAGCATCAGTTAAAAAACTTTGTAAAGATTGCAAAATTGTTAAGCGCAAAGGGCGCATATATGTGATTTGTTCATCAAATCCAAAACATAAACAGAGACAAGGTTAA
- the infA gene encoding translation initiation factor IF-1: protein MAKDGLIEVDGTVVEALPGTKFIVELENGHKVHAHISGKMRMHYIRILVGDKVKMELSPYDLNKGRIVYRYK from the coding sequence GTGGCTAAAGACGGACTCATAGAAGTAGACGGTACAGTCGTTGAAGCGCTTCCCGGTACGAAATTTATCGTGGAACTGGAAAATGGTCATAAAGTACATGCTCATATTTCCGGTAAGATGAGAATGCATTATATACGCATTCTTGTGGGAGATAAGGTGAAGATGGAACTCTCTCCTTATGATCTCAACAAAGGTCGTATCGTTTATCGTTATAAATAA
- the map gene encoding type I methionyl aminopeptidase, which produces MITIKNAREIQFMRKSNALVALILDEIHDMIKPGVIAFDLNAKAEEIIRDHKAESAFKGYVMDDLDPYKYAICASVNDEIVHGYSTKDKILKDGDIIGIDVGVKMNGFCGDAARTFVVGSITKNVRFLLDCTKKALNNAIMQCRPGNRIGDISASIEETALENGLHVADWLTGHGIGRTLHEDPMIPNVGKKGTGPILKPGMTLSIEPMFNIGTSKTVEKEWVFYTMDGSPSAHFENTILITENEPEILTKTRSS; this is translated from the coding sequence ATGATCACGATCAAGAATGCCAGGGAGATCCAGTTCATGAGGAAGAGCAATGCTCTCGTTGCCCTTATCCTGGATGAGATCCATGATATGATCAAACCAGGTGTTATTGCTTTTGATCTGAATGCTAAAGCAGAAGAGATCATCAGAGATCACAAGGCTGAATCTGCATTTAAAGGGTATGTTATGGATGATCTCGATCCTTATAAATATGCAATTTGTGCTTCTGTAAATGATGAAATCGTGCATGGGTATTCTACCAAAGATAAAATTTTAAAAGACGGTGATATAATTGGTATAGATGTGGGCGTGAAGATGAATGGATTCTGTGGTGATGCAGCCCGTACATTTGTTGTCGGTTCCATTACCAAGAATGTTCGGTTTCTTCTCGATTGTACAAAGAAAGCTCTCAATAATGCAATAATGCAGTGTAGACCAGGAAACAGAATTGGTGACATCTCTGCATCTATTGAAGAGACTGCACTTGAAAATGGACTGCACGTTGCAGATTGGCTTACTGGGCACGGAATCGGGAGAACGCTTCATGAAGATCCCATGATTCCGAATGTCGGTAAAAAGGGAACAGGACCTATACTCAAACCGGGCATGACGCTCTCGATCGAGCCGATGTTCAATATTGGAACGTCAAAAACTGTAGAAAAAGAATGGGTTTTTTACACGATGGATGGTTCACCATCAGCGCATTTTGAAAACACCATTCTCATCACAGAGAATGAACCAGAGATTTTAACGAAAACAAGGAGCTCATAA
- a CDS encoding adenylate kinase has protein sequence MIDEKKRIVVLLGPPGAGKGTQAAYIKEKYAIPHISTGEILRENIKNGTTLGIEADKYMHKGELVPDDLVFEMLKDRVSQPDCAEGALFDGFPRNQDQADMFFDLRYISKQSVVCAILIDIPDAEVIKRLSNRRACPKCKSIYNLIHKVPEKKIGDTYLCDKCGAELIIRDDDKVETIQNRLKVFHNTAVPLITYFEKKNVLHKVNGVTSPDEIFKQIEGILDNV, from the coding sequence GTGATCGACGAAAAAAAACGCATAGTTGTGTTATTAGGTCCTCCCGGAGCAGGGAAGGGTACCCAGGCAGCATATATCAAAGAAAAGTATGCAATTCCTCATATCTCGACCGGTGAAATACTGAGAGAGAACATCAAAAATGGAACAACTCTTGGAATAGAAGCAGATAAGTATATGCATAAAGGTGAGCTTGTTCCCGATGATCTCGTTTTCGAAATGCTGAAAGACAGGGTGAGTCAGCCGGATTGTGCTGAAGGTGCTTTATTTGACGGTTTTCCAAGAAATCAGGATCAGGCAGACATGTTCTTTGATTTGCGGTATATTTCTAAACAATCAGTTGTTTGTGCAATTCTTATAGATATTCCTGATGCAGAAGTAATAAAGAGATTATCAAACAGACGCGCTTGCCCGAAATGCAAAAGCATCTATAATCTTATTCATAAAGTGCCTGAGAAAAAAATTGGTGATACCTACCTGTGTGACAAGTGCGGCGCAGAACTGATTATTCGTGATGATGATAAAGTCGAGACTATTCAGAACAGATTGAAGGTCTTTCATAACACTGCCGTTCCTCTAATTACCTATTTCGAGAAGAAAAATGTTCTTCATAAAGTAAATGGTGTAACTTCCCCGGACGAGATTTTCAAGCAGATCGAGGGTATTCTCGATAACGTATGA
- the secY gene encoding preprotein translocase subunit SecY — protein sequence MLKSLFNVFKVPELKKKVLFTLGILIVYRLGSHIPTPGINTVALGEFFATQGNTLFGMMDLFVGGNLSKATIFALGIMPYITASIVMQLLGGVIPYFEKLKKEGPEGQKKITQYTRYGTVIIGVFNAFWITTFLESITTPSGIAAVPFPGLGFKFVTILTLVTGTIFIMWLGEQITEKGIGNGISLIIFIGIIARYPNGFINMFKMVATGNMSILLAIVVIVFMVLITAAVILITEATRKIPVQYAKRVIGRKIYGGQATHIPLKVNSAGVIPIIFAQSVLMFPQTIATFFKDSDFMHNLANWLSPGAFLHTFLYVIMIVFFAYFYTAIVLNPTEIAENMKKYGGFIPGRKPGKRTAEYINSVIVRITLPGAIFFAFIAVIPTFLIQWARLPFYFGGTGLIIIVGVALDTLKQIESHLVMRHYDGFMKKGKLRGRSR from the coding sequence GTGCTGAAATCACTATTTAACGTCTTTAAAGTACCCGAACTCAAGAAGAAAGTTCTTTTCACGCTTGGTATTCTTATTGTTTATCGTCTTGGAAGCCATATACCCACTCCCGGTATCAATACAGTTGCACTTGGTGAATTCTTTGCAACGCAAGGGAATACACTCTTTGGTATGATGGATCTTTTTGTGGGTGGTAACCTGAGTAAGGCAACGATTTTTGCTTTGGGTATCATGCCATACATTACTGCTTCCATTGTGATGCAGCTTCTTGGCGGTGTGATCCCTTATTTTGAAAAACTCAAAAAAGAGGGTCCCGAAGGACAGAAAAAGATCACTCAATACACTCGTTATGGAACAGTTATTATTGGTGTCTTTAATGCATTCTGGATTACAACTTTCCTTGAGAGCATTACAACTCCTTCCGGTATTGCAGCAGTACCATTCCCGGGACTTGGTTTTAAGTTTGTAACCATTCTCACTCTAGTTACCGGTACGATCTTCATTATGTGGCTCGGTGAACAGATAACAGAAAAAGGTATCGGTAATGGTATCTCGCTCATCATCTTTATCGGTATCATAGCTCGTTATCCAAATGGATTCATTAATATGTTCAAGATGGTTGCAACAGGCAACATGAGCATTCTTCTTGCAATTGTGGTTATTGTATTCATGGTTCTGATAACTGCTGCAGTAATTCTTATCACAGAGGCAACGAGAAAGATACCAGTTCAATATGCAAAACGTGTTATAGGCAGGAAAATCTATGGCGGACAGGCAACGCATATTCCTTTGAAGGTTAACTCCGCTGGTGTTATTCCAATTATTTTTGCGCAGTCAGTTCTTATGTTCCCTCAAACAATTGCCACGTTCTTTAAAGATAGTGATTTCATGCACAATCTTGCAAACTGGCTTTCTCCTGGAGCATTTCTTCACACGTTCCTCTACGTGATCATGATTGTGTTCTTTGCGTATTTCTATACTGCTATTGTGCTCAATCCAACAGAGATTGCTGAAAATATGAAAAAATACGGTGGTTTCATCCCCGGACGTAAACCCGGAAAGCGAACTGCCGAATATATAAATAGTGTTATTGTTCGTATCACTTTGCCCGGTGCAATTTTCTTTGCTTTCATCGCTGTTATACCGACATTCCTGATTCAATGGGCGCGTCTGCCGTTCTATTTCGGTGGAACCGGTTTGATTATTATTGTCGGTGTGGCGCTTGATACACTCAAGCAAATTGAATCTCACCTCGTTATGCGTCATTATGACGGTTTTATGAAAAAAGGTAAATTGCGAGGAAGATCAAGGTGA
- the rplO gene encoding 50S ribosomal protein L15, which translates to MKLNELKPPRNSRKRKTRLGKGDGSGTGKTSGRGMNGQKCRSGASIPNWFEGGQMPIHRRLPMKGFNNSKFSKKYRIVSLNALAEIEESIIDIELMEKLGLIDKQNHSVQMVKVLANKENKFDKKKVIKANSFSRSAIEIIEKVGGKAEVV; encoded by the coding sequence ATGAAGTTAAATGAATTAAAACCTCCCCGAAATTCACGAAAAAGAAAAACAAGACTTGGAAAAGGTGACGGCTCAGGAACCGGTAAAACAAGTGGACGCGGTATGAATGGACAGAAGTGCAGAAGCGGTGCCAGCATTCCGAACTGGTTTGAAGGTGGTCAAATGCCCATCCATCGCAGACTGCCCATGAAAGGTTTCAATAATAGTAAATTTTCCAAGAAATATAGAATCGTTTCCTTGAATGCTCTTGCAGAAATCGAAGAAAGCATCATCGACATTGAACTTATGGAAAAACTCGGTCTTATCGACAAACAAAATCATAGTGTTCAAATGGTTAAGGTGTTAGCGAACAAGGAAAATAAATTTGATAAAAAGAAAGTAATCAAAGCCAACAGTTTTAGCAGATCAGCAATCGAAATCATTGAGAAAGTTGGCGGAAAAGCAGAGGTTGTATAG